In Triticum urartu cultivar G1812 chromosome 6, Tu2.1, whole genome shotgun sequence, the following proteins share a genomic window:
- the LOC125514579 gene encoding oxidation resistance protein 1-like, with amino-acid sequence MGYLPSSLGSKAAHFVSDLTTVILNPVSEREPSHPPEADEEQEKSEDDKDSDHNSDNPDGPDTSSFRAFMISFLSPSSSFNDSREIIPEQSEEMGYPTLTPVGKTNKGKTGLLSRGKHSIGKIINKAARMSGFKQSSEPKIDKEVVNHAESVAPALELEGPNEVNSLTNMPVMSEPSVLLSETMRSTLYSSLPILAQGRSWVLLYSTLRHGISLSTLYRRSLLCPGYSLLVVGDRKGAVFGGLVEAPLQPTSTKKYQGTNNCFVFTNLHSDPAIYRPTGANKYYTVCSADYLALGGGGHFALYLDSDLLSGSSSNSETFNNQCLSHSPDFAVKDVELWGFVYPSRYAEMLKLCSTEKPGVCRF; translated from the exons ATGGGGTACCTGCCGTCCTCCCTGGGCAGCAAGGCGGCGCACTTCGTGTCCGACCTCACCACCGTCATCCTCAACCCCGTCTCCGAGCGCGAGCCCTCCCACCCCCCC GAGGCGGACGAAGAGCAAGAAAAATCAGAAGACGACAAAGACTCTGACCACAATTCTGATAACCCAGATGGCCCCGATACATCTTCGTTTAGAGCATTCATGATCTCATTTTTGTCGCCATCTAGCTCTTTTAACGATTCAAGGGAGATAATCCCCGAGCAGAGCGAAGAAATGGGATACCCAACTTTAACACCAGTTGGGAAGACAAACAAGGGAAAGACAGGCTTGCTAAGCAGAGGGAAGCATTCCATTGGAAAAATCATTAATAAAGCGGCTAGGATGAGCGGTTTCAAACAAAGCTCAGAACCTAAAATTGACAAAGAGGTGGTAAATCATGCTGAATCAGTTGCACCTGCATTGGAGCTCGAAGGACCAAATGAAGTTAATTCCCTGACCAACATGCCAGTTATGTCAGAGCCATCTGTCCTTTTGTCAGAAACAATGCGATCCACTCTTTATTCCTCTCTTCCTATTCTGGCCCAAGGAAGGAGCTGGGTTTTGCTATACAG CACATTGAGGCATGGAATATCTTTATCTACTTTATATAGAAGGAGTTTGCTGTGCCCTGGTTACTCACTCCTG GTAGTTGGGGACAGAAAGGGGGCGGTTTTTGGTGGTCTAGTTGAGGCTCCATTACAACCAACTAGCACAAAGAAGTATCAG GGTACCAATAACTGCTTTGTTTTCACTAATTTACACAGCGATCCTGCTATATACCGGCCAACAG GTGCCAATAAGTATTATACTGTGTGCTCTGCTGACTATTTGGCACTAGGAGGTGGAGGTCATTTTGCACTTTATCTAGACTCAGACCT TTTGAGTGGTTCAAGTTCAAATTCGGAGACTTTTAACAACCAGTGTCTGTCACATTCTCCAGACTTTGCAGTTAAAGACGTTGAG CTATGGGGCTTCGTCTATCCTTCAAGGTACGCAGAGATGCTCAAGCTCTGCAGTACTGAGAAACCAGGGGTCTGCCGATTTTGA